The nucleotide window GGTCACTGCCAGTTAGCCCTTGCGTGACGTCGGCGATGAGCTGTGGATCGAACTCCTCGATGTCCATCGTCCGGGTGATGACTCCGAGGATGTCCGCCCGCATGTTGTGGTCGGGTTTGGGGAAGTTGATAATCTCGTCGAAGCGCCGCCAGGCGGCGTCGTCTAACTGGTCGGGGTGGTTCGTCGCGCCGATGAGCAAGACGTCGTCTTCGATCAGCGAGATGTTGTCGATGCTCTTGAGCAGGGTATTGACGGCGCGTTTGAGCGCGGCGTGTTCGTCGCTGCGACGGGTCTTGGCGACGAAATCGAATTCGTCGATGAAGAGAATGCATGGCGAGAGCCGTTTTGCGACCTCGAACGTCTTGTCGACGTTTTTGGCCGTCTCGCCGAGATACTGGCTCGTGATCATCGAGAGTTTGACCTCGACGAACGGCAGATCCATGTTCTGGGCGAGCGCCTGCGCCGTCGACGTCTTGCCCGTTCCCGGCGGCCCGACGAACAGCAGTTTCCCGATCTCGCGCAGACCGATGTTCGCGAGGTAGTCGCGGTGTTCGATCGCCTTCGAAATCTTGTCGAGTTCGTTCTCCTGATCGTCGGTGAGCACGAGATCCTCGAGCGACATGTCGACTTCCTCGGGCGCGCGGACCTCGACGAGGTCGAGCATCTCTTCGTCCTCTTCCTCGTCGAAGTACTCCTCGAGCAGGCCGTCGATCCAGACCCGGTCGGCCTGAATCGGGCGGTTTTGCTCTCGGGCTTCCTCGTGGGTGACGTCGAATTTGTCGCCGAACTCCTCGTGGGTCGTGAAGTGTTTGGCGAGCGTCGGGTTCTCGCGCAGTCGATCGTCGTCGACGCGTTCGACGAACCACTGTTCGGCCAGTCTGTCTTCGACGAGGGTGATCGTTCCCGAGAACTCGTCGCGGTCGGTAAACATCAGATCCGAGATGGCCTCCCAGGGCTGGGTAACGCCCGTCGCCTCCCGAGCGGTACTGTTCGTGGCTGAGAGCGGCCGACTGATGCCGGCGTGCTTGCGTCCGTCTCCCCCGTCACCGTCGTCGTCGGCACCACCGGTCCAGTATACCCGACGGACGGACGGCGGGAGATCGTTCTCATCCAGCGTTCGA belongs to Natronorubrum aibiense and includes:
- a CDS encoding ATP-binding protein, which translates into the protein MSDAALDVVEFLLTTSVYSDDRTLDENDLPPSVRRVYWTGGADDDGDGGDGRKHAGISRPLSATNSTAREATGVTQPWEAISDLMFTDRDEFSGTITLVEDRLAEQWFVERVDDDRLRENPTLAKHFTTHEEFGDKFDVTHEEAREQNRPIQADRVWIDGLLEEYFDEEEDEEMLDLVEVRAPEEVDMSLEDLVLTDDQENELDKISKAIEHRDYLANIGLREIGKLLFVGPPGTGKTSTAQALAQNMDLPFVEVKLSMITSQYLGETAKNVDKTFEVAKRLSPCILFIDEFDFVAKTRRSDEHAALKRAVNTLLKSIDNISLIEDDVLLIGATNHPDQLDDAAWRRFDEIINFPKPDHNMRADILGVITRTMDIEEFDPQLIADVTQGLTGSDLRMVLREAVLEALTEDRTTLTQQDLLDAVEEFEERDTLKNMDMMGGDHDALVAGGDLGGDGGHSHDHGHDHDHNH